Part of the Pseudomonadota bacterium genome is shown below.
GCTCTTCCTTCAACACCGATAGAAGTGGTGGGGTTTAATAGTGTTCCTTTAGCTGGAGACAAGTTTTTTGTTGTGGAAAATGAAGAAAAAGCACGGGAAATTGCAGAATTCCGTCTACATCGAGATAAGGCTGCTGAGAATCTAAATTTACTTAAAACTCAAACCTCTATGGATGAATTCTTTTCTCAGATGAAAGAGGGCCTTGCAAGAGAACTGCCGATTCTTTTGAAAGCAGATGTTCAAGGCTCTCTTGAAGCAATTAAGGCAAGTCTCGAGAAGCTTTCAACACGAGAAGTATCTGTTAAACTTGTTCATTCAGGCGTTGGAGGAATCCATGAATCAGATATCATTCTTGCAAAAGCATCGGGAGCCTTTGTAATTGGTTTTAATGTCCGAGCAAACCCGCAAGCACGTGATCTTGCACATAAAGAAAAAATTGAAATTCGATATTATTCAATTATTTATAATGTTCTTGATGATGTAAAAAAAGCGTTGGGAGGTCTCTTATCGCCTGATCTTCGTGAGAATTTCTTAGGGTATGCTGAAATTCGTGAGATCTTCAATGTTTCAAAAACAGGCCCAGTTGCTGGCTGTATTGTAACAGAAGGGATTGTAAAACGCGGCGCTAAAGTAAGACTTTTACGGGATGATATTGTTATTCATGAGGGTGTTCTTAAGACATTGCGGCGCTTTAAAGAAGAGGTGAAAGAAGTTCGGGAAGGATTTGAATGTGGAATGGCCTTTGAGAATTATCAAGATATTCGAAAAGGTGACCGTATTGAATGTTTTGAAATTGAAGAAATTGCTCGAACACTCTAGAAAGACATCTATATGAGAGAGAGAAGATCCACACATGATCCAACATCCTTACCAGGGATCTATCGGCAACAGAAAGGAAAAGGTTCTCTGCGTCTCTTGAGGGTCGGAGAAGAACTAAGACGTATTCTTTCAGAAATTTTGGAACGAGGAGAGGTTAAAAATCCTATTCTTTCAAATTATATCATTACAATTACTGAAGTAAGTGTCAGTCCTGATTTAGGACATGCAGATGTCTTTATAACATCTTTAAAATCCGATGAAACAACGATGCCTTTAATTCTGAAAGGATTAAAAGAAGAAGCTCCTTTTTTAAGGCATCTGCTTTCGAAAAAAATAACCTTTAAACGTCTTCCCCATCTTCACTTTAAAGAAGATACACGTTTTCTTCATATGGAAGAGATCGAACGTCTTTTGCACACAGATAAAGTAAAAGAGGATCTTGAAAAGGGGTAGAATTCAAACTTTCTATCTTAAAATAAAAGAAAGTTTGGTATTTTTCTTAATCCTTAGCTTGAACAAATTAAATCTAAGTTTGGATAATTTTAGAGACGGAAACTTTTAAGACAAGTCAAAAGAAATTTATAAAAATTCTTTGACGCTAATTCAATCTAAACGCACATTCTTTAATACATACATTGAATTTACAGCATGTTCTGTTAGAAAACGCTTATAAACTTTCTTTTCATGGGTGACCTTCTGGATTGTCTGGTCCACACCATATGAAGCAATCTTCCGGGTTTTCATAGGATTTGCAGTTTGAACAATTATATGTTGTTTTAGGCGTTTGCGGGGATGTGGAGTTTTGATCCATTGCAATGCTATATTTCGTGGGAAAAGAAAGAACTATTGCGCCTAAAAAAGGGACATAAATACAAGATAATTGTTTTTTAACATAACTTTACTCCTGGAAAAGATGTTTTTTTATTAACCTTGTTAACCTATTCTATTTATTTTATGCAAATTTTAAAAAGTAAAGAAAAGAACTTTTGAAATTACTGTATCTTTT
Proteins encoded:
- the rbfA gene encoding 30S ribosome-binding factor RbfA, with protein sequence MRERRSTHDPTSLPGIYRQQKGKGSLRLLRVGEELRRILSEILERGEVKNPILSNYIITITEVSVSPDLGHADVFITSLKSDETTMPLILKGLKEEAPFLRHLLSKKITFKRLPHLHFKEDTRFLHMEEIERLLHTDKVKEDLEKG